The Pleurocapsa sp. PCC 7319 genomic interval CTTAAGACTTGAAACGATAACCCAGTCCGTAAACGGTTTCTAACATCTCATCGCAGCCATACTTAGCTAATTTACGTCTTAGCAAATATACCTGGGCTGCCACTACATTACTGGGTGGTTCTGCCCCAAATTCCCATAAGCGATTCAACAATTGGTCGCTGGTAACGATTTGCTCGGAATGCTGCATGAAATACTCTAGTAACTGGAATTCCTTTTTTGTCAGCAATACCTGCTTTTCCCCCGACTCCTCTTGCAGCCAAAAGGTATTAGTAGCGTAATCTAGGCTAAGATTGCCCACCTGTAATCTTTTAGGTTGTAGTTGAGGAGTTCTTCTTTGTAAAGCCCTCATTCTTGCTAGCAGTTCGGGCATATCAAAAGGTTTAACCAAATAATCATCTGCTCCCGCGTCTAAGCCAGTTATTTTGTCCTCCATACTGTCTTTTGCCGTCAACATCAGTATGGGTAAAGGCTTTTGCTGCTGCCGAATTCGCTTGGTTAATTCTATTCCCGATATTCCAGGTAATAGCCAGTCAAAAATTCCCAGATGGTATTCCTTGAGCTTGAAGTAATCCCAGGCATCCAGTCCATCCACAGCCCAATCTACAACGTGATTGCTGCGGTCTAAACTCTGCTTGATAGCTGCCCCTAGGTCTGGCTCATCTTCAACTAGCAATATTCGCATACAGGACATTGGTTTTAGATTATCAATAGTGTTCGAGACAGACCTAGCTGCTCAAACCCATAAATATTTATTCTGGCACGAAGTTATTAAATAAGGATGAAAAAAACTTTTTTGGCTAACAAATATTTAATTTCATAGCGATTTAATTATCGTATGTAAAAGTTGCAATTAATCGATTATTACTTCTGTCACTCTACAAGCGAGAGATCGATTTACACCTCGTTTAACTAAAAGATCGATATTTTTTTGGTGTAAACAATTGCCAAAAACTAAATCTTCTTGTAGGTCTGCTCTAGTAAAAACGATCGATTGTAGTTAATTGTTGCAAGTAATATCATGTCTAAAAAAATATTTATCTCTTCGGTAATGGCTATTTCTACTATAGTTTTTGGAGCTAATTATTTAATTTTCAAACCTGTAAATGCAGTGGAACTACTCGACGGTAAAAAAGCTTTTGAAAGCGGGCTTCGTCTCACCCGCGCTGCTGCCACTTTTAGCAGTCGCAATAGTTCCTCAGCCAAATATCAATTTACGATTGAAGTTCCCGAAGACGCGGGAGAAGCTTTAAAGTCCGTCAAGATTACTCAGAAAGAAAACTCCGATACTGTGGTTTTCAAAGCAGATAAATCAAAAGCTTCATTGGGCAACAGTTTGGCAGGGGATAATATTCCTCTAGCTGCGGTAGGAGGAGAGTCTCAGCCTGGAGAAACCACCGTTGTTTTCGACACTCCTGTAGAGCCAGGAAATACAGTCACAATATCTGTCAAACCCAAGCAGAATCCTTCTATTGATGGAGTATATCTATTTGGCGTTACTGCCTATCCCACTGGCGAAAATAGCCCAGGTTTATATCTTGGTTCTGGTCGAATTCACATTACCGAATAGTTTTTCAAAAGAACGAGAGCGATCGCTTATTCATTACAATCTACAGCCAACTCAAGAGATTTCATACTGATTTAATAGTCTTGTGTAATCTTGTTTAAAGATACGACTTTAGCTGAAAACTTTGCCCATGACCGCAAATACTACAAAGAATCAAGGGTCAACGTCTGATGATAATGAGAACTTACCAGAAGATTCTCTAAAATCAGATCCCGCAACCGAAGAAGTTACGCACCCTTCAACTGTCGAACCAGAGTCAGTAACAGAAACCGCTCCTCAGCAGGAATCAGCCTCAAATTTTAAATGGGGAAAAACCCTTTTGGGATTAGGCGTTTTCGCTCTGCTGACAGGAAACATCCTGGTATTAACCAACCACCTCAAACCTTCTAGCTCAATGGCAGGGATGGAAGGAATGGATCATGGGGATATGTCTCACGATGAGATGATGGCGGTGGATGGTTCATTTAATCCTAATCCCGTGCGGGTAGAAACCGTCAAACCCCAGGTATTAGAAGCCAGCGTGAGCTATACGGGGACGATTAAACCCTATGAAGAAATTATGGTTTATCCTCGTGTAGCTGGACAATTGACCAACTACTCGGTTTATCCAGGCGATCGCGTTACCGCAGGACAGCCCATAGCTACTCTAGATGCTTCGGAGTTAACTACGGGTGTCGCCGAAGCAGCAGCCGAGGTTAGCACGATGGAAACCGACCTGGAGATGAGCAAGATTGAGGTAGACGAACAAAAAAGCGCGATCGCTCAGATTGAAGCAGATTTGGACTATCTTAACCTTAAAAAAGACCGTTTTGCTCGTCTGGTAAAGGATGGAGTTATTTCCCAAGATGAGTTTGATGTAGTCGATAGCGAAGTCAGAAGTAAAGAAGCTGCCCTCAAGCAAGCACGGGTAAAATTGGCGAGGATGGAAGCGATGGTAACTAATAACCGCGCCAAAATTAATCAAGCCAAAGCTAAAGTCGATACTGCCAAAGTGATGCAGGGTTACACCACTATTAATTCTCCTATTTCTGGTATCGTGCAGGAACGAAACGTCGATCCTGGGGTAGTAGTTCAACCCAGTATGGGCATCGTTAAAATCGGCAACTACAATCGGGTACGCCTACAGGCTAACGTCGCTCAAAGCGATGCCGTTAAGATTAATCCAGGGGCTACAGTAGTTGCTACTGTTCCTGGCAGTAACATGACCCCCATTAAAGGAAAAATTACCAGCATCTTTCCCCAAGCTAACAGTCAAACTCGCACGGTAACGGTAGAGGCAGTTATCGACAATCCCGACGGGCAATTACTTTCTGGTAAGTTCCTTGAAATGAAGATTGTTACCGCCCGTAAACCCAATGCCATTACTGTTCCTCAAGCTGCGGTGGTGGAATTTCAAGACCAGCCCTCAGTGTGGGTAGTCCAAGGAGATACGGTAACAGCCCAACCCGTAACCTTGGGAATGTCTACGGGAGACAGGGTGGAAGTAACCAGTGGTTTAGAGTCGGCACAGGCGGTAGTAACTTCGGGTCAAAATCGCTTGGTAGAAAATGCCCCCGTAGCGGTGATTAACCAATCCGAACAACCCATCGCATCTAATCAAGCTGCGACTCAAGATATTCAAATCCAGTTAGTCAGTCCCGATAATAACGAGGTAGCAATGGGTGATGCCCAACTGGTAATCGAAGTTAAAGATGCTCAAGGTCAACCGCTCGATGTTACAAACCTAGAGATGAGCGCGTCCATGCCGATGAAAAACATGGCACCGATGTCTGCCCCCGTAGAAGTCCAGCCCGCAGGTGAACCAGGTAAATTTAAAGCCGATACCTATCTCAGCATGAAAGGAGACTGGACGATTACCGCTCAAGTCAAAGACTCGAAAAATAAAGGCAAGCAAGAGTTTACCGTCAAAGTTCAGTAGCGACTCAAAGCCGATCGAGTTTTCCCCCAAGTCCATAACATCAACTATCCCAGCAGGGACAGTTTACCCATACAAATTTTTATCTACTAACTGAAATACCAACCATGAAAAAACTAATCTTAATTTTACTTCCCTTAAGTTTCTTAGCTTTCGCCTGTAGTCCTGCCCAAAGCGATACCAATGTTACTTCTACTGCCCCTACTGAAAAAGCACAAAATAAACAAGCCAATACCGCTACTGTAAATTTAGTCAGTCCCGAACCCCAAACAGAAATTCCTATGGGTGCAGCCGAGATGATTCTAGAAGTGGTAGATAGCAATGGCAATCCCGTAAAAGTAGAAAGCTTGGATGTCAGCGCAACTATGCCAATGGACGGAATGGAAGACATGATGGGCAAGGTAGAAGTTACCCCCGCAGAAGAACCAGGACGTTTTAAAGCTACTACTTATTTTGGAATGCAGGGTACTTGGAATGTAGTTGCCAGCGTGCAAGATCCTCAATATCAAGCGAACCAAGAATTTTCTTTTGAAGTCAAGTAGAAGATTAAGATCGGTAGCAGTAATTAATTTTCAATTAGCAGAGATTGTAATATAAATTCATTCTAGATTCGGATACTGAATCAGAAACAGATCTTATATCTCTGCTTTTTTGTTGCTTCAGAAATTGTCGAAATAATCAAAGTTATCGGTCAATAAACGAGTGTGTTGTCTTTGAACATAATTCTCGCAGTTTGCACTACAAAATTGGCAATCATCTTTTGGACAGATTAGCCTACCACAAGCGGAGCAATTGTTGTGTCTGCCGACAATTAAAGGTCTATGTCCACACTTACCTTTTTTCTCAACCCACCCACCACAGTAGGCAAGTATAGTAGTAAGAAATTTATCACTATGCTCTTTTTTACCCTGAAGTAAACCTTGTCCATTGAATTTAAACATTGTGAACTGGTCTAAATTGGCTATTTCTCTGTTTTCCCACAGAATTTGTAAAGTGTCACAAAAATTCCTGATAATATTCAGATGATCGTAGATTTTTAAAGGATGTATCTCTGACGAGTTTGCATAGATTAGATCTTTGTAATCTCTTGGAGAGTAAGTTTTGTCTTCTTTACTTAGATTCTTCAGAAAATGCTTTAAAAGTCCTAAGAAAAGATACGGTAACGAAATATTCTCTACAGGCACGTTAATAAAATTATTTATAAAATCTGATTTCCAAACAGGTACATGACTCTGCCATTTCTTCGGTATTCTTATTTTTGCAGCGATGAACAAAGGAAATACTTTTGCTTTTGTAATTCTTATATCCTCCCAATCAGGAATATCTGAATCTGACAGTGCTTTAAATTTAGATATTATTTTATGCTGTTCTACATAAAAACTATCATCATAATCAAACATCCAAGGTGGAAGGTATCTATTACTAGTTGAATTTCTTGATATATCAATTGATAATAATCTATCGCTAAAAACATCTTCTAAAGTTATTAGTGTTTTGTTATTTAGACTTCCTAGTACTACTGGATTGGTTACAGGAAAGTTAATATCACCAGCATCTTTCATGAACCTTGTTTGAAGATACGGAGATAAAACTGCTGTTATCAAGACATTACTACCTCTATTTTGCTTGAAAGCAGGTACACAAAATTCTGAATAGGTATCAGAATTAATTGTAGTGCGGGCATTCTTAACATCTATCAATAGATCTGAATTTAGTCTTATATCTCCTTTTATCCAAGTATTACTTTCTTGAGTTACTTGATGAGCAGCAGTATCTTCTACTGAATATCCTAGAGCTTTATAAAAACTAAATACAAGCTTTTCTGCACCACGAGCAGACATCATTCTTGCTAATTCAAATTCATTTATATTTCCATTTTGTTTTGGACACCAAATATCTATTAGACTCCAATCTAAATCATCAAACTGATATAACTCTTTGAATAAAATAGTTAATTCTTTTGAATATGGATATTCAGACTTTTCAAATTGAAAAATCAAATCAAAAAATGTTTGATAGTGTTCCTTTATTAACTTGATTTTGAGATCTTCTGGCGCGAAATCCCAAAAATCCCCCTTGTATTGTATATTTTTCTTGAGAAAATCTATTTTGCTCCAATACTGCGATCTTAATGAACTGTGTCCTTTTTCAATCCTATGGCTTAAATCATTCAGCAGTTCATGTTTTAAATTTTTATCTACTATCTCAATATATGTATTGATAAAATGGCAATACTTTGAAATATCGTAACTGTAAATTAAAAGTTTACATAACTCAGATGAGCTTATAAATAAATCTTCTGCTTCTTCAAATAAACTATCAATTACTTGAGGCTTATATTTATCATCTATCTCTTTGATTTTATTTATAAGAAAAGCAATCGATTCTTTTTTAGGTAAAGCTAGGGCGAGATTAGCAAATTTTTGATAGCGTTTTTTTATTAGCTCAATCTTGACATTTTCTGATGCGATATCCCAAAGATATCCTTCATATTCAATGTTCTGCTTGAGAAAATCTATTCTATTCCAATATTTTGACTTTTCGTCATTGCTTTCTTCTTTAATTTGACAAATTAACTCTTTCAACAATTCTTGTCGCAAATCTGCTGAGACTATAGAAAGATTATTGTTAATGAAGTCACAGTAAATTAAAGAATCGGTTATAGCCAGTTGATATCGTAGTTCTGCTGATAAACAAAATAGATTTTCCGACTTAGCTATTAAGCTTTTCAGTATTGGATACTTAATTGTATATTTAGATAGATTGTCAAGTTTTTTAAGCTTACTTAAAATAAATTCTACAGTCTCACATTCAGGTAGTTTTAAAGCATAATCAACAATAAATAGTTTATATATAGTAGATACTTGACTATTGGCACATTTTTCAATAATCGTCTCATCTTCATTTGTTATTTCAACTTTTTTTAGTGAGATAGCTTCATCTTTTTTATATACCAGATTGCGTTTACGGAAAAAGAATACTATATCTCCCGATTTCAAACTCTGTGAGGTTTCAATTCTTACATCTGGTATGTTTTCGGAATTAATGTACCCTCTACCATTTTTAAACCAATCAACTATTCCAACATGAGAGATGGGTTTTACATTATTTGCTTTTTTCCGACCATTGTTGCTTACGATAATTTCAAATTGGATATATACTCCAGACTCCAAAAGATGTTGTTCTTCAGTTAATACGCTTTTTTGATTGAAATATAATTCTTCTCCATATTCTGGCTCTATAGTAGTGAGAAAACCAAAATCATTCGCCTTTCCAGTTTTTTTATTTACGCCACCAAACCAGTTAACGATACCAACATTCATGAAATAGAATCCCCAAAAGTAGACTTGATATATTATTATTTAGCCCATTAAGCATGGAAAAATTACACTGCTATCTCTATTTTTAAGGCGATCGCCCCTCCAACAAAACCAATATTTCATAGTGATTTAATTTTCATGTGTCATTGTGGGTGGAAGTCAAGCAATTCAATCTGCCCAGAACTTCCACTTCATGAAAACCTTTTTCACTCGCTGGTCAATCCGTAACCCCGTAATTACTGTCGCTCTTTACATCGGGGTGCTAATCCTTTCTGTGCTTACCTTAATTGTTATCCCAGTGCGGATGATGCCTTACGTGCAGAGTCCACTGGTAGCAGTGATTACCCGAACTCCTGGCTCGTCTCCAATGGAGGTAGAAACCTATATCAGTAAGCCTATCGAGCAACGTATGACCGTTTTGGATGGGGTGCGTTTTGTGCGCTCTAGTTCCCAGCAGGATTTATCCCTGGTAACGGTGCAGTTTGCTTGGGGTGGAGATGTAGATAAAGCGGTTCGGGATGTCCAAAGCGTGATGAAATCGGCGGAAGGAGATTTGCCTATAGACGGAATCAATACTCGTTCCTATTGGGTGCTGCCCATCGATCCTCTTAATCGTCCCGTGCTGACTCTGGCACTCAAGGCTGAGGGATGGGATCGGGTGAAGTTACGGGAGTTTGCGGATAATAGCTTAGTCGATCGCCTGACAAACGTACAAGACGTACAGTCGGTTTTTATTACGGGTGGTTATCGCCGACAGCTACAGGTAATCGTCGATCGCCAGAAGCTAGCAGCCTATGGACTATCGATTCTTCAGGTTAGAGATGCGATCGATAATAATAATGTCAGTAAGGGTGCGGGAGTTTTAACCCAAGGAGACGAAGAAATCTTAGTACGTGCCGACGATCGCGCTCTTAATGCCCAGGTAGTGAGGAATTACCCCATTTTGGAAAGGGATGGGCAGATCGTTTATGTCCGAGATGTGGCACAGGTAAAAGATACCTACGAAGAGCGTCGCAGTGCCTATCGTTATAATGGCGAATCTGCTTTGGCAGTTAACGTGATTCAGAAACCCGACTCTAGTTCCCCCCAGGTAATTGCCAGAGTGAGAAAGGAACTGGAAAAAATTGAGTCACAGTATCCAGGGTTAGAGTTTGAAGAGGCTTACGATAATTCCTTCCTAGTTGAGTTAATCAAAGATAGCACTACGGGAGAACTATTAATCAGTGTGGCATTAGCGGGGTTAGTTATCCTGCTATTTTTGGAAGATTTTCGGGCAACGGCGATCGTCATGATTTCCATCCCCACTACCCTTGCTCTTTCCATGCTGCCCTTTATTCCCTTTTCCATGTCCCTCAACTCCTCTACTTTGGTGGGAATGATGATGGCAATTGGGAAACTGGTGGATGATTCAATTATTGTGATCGACTCGATCGATCGCAAACTCAAAGAAGGCAAAACGCCCCGACAGGCAGCTATTCAGGGTACGGAAGAAGTATTTTTGGCTAGTGCTGCTGCAAGCTGTGTGATGATTGCAGCCTTAATCCCCACCATCCTTTCAGGAGGTTTGACGGGGTTAATGTTTGCAGGGTTAATATTACCGATGGTGTTTGCTTTTATCGCTTCGTTGGTGGTTTCGATTACTCTAATTCCCCTGCTGGCAGCCTTTTTCCTCAAGCCTATCGGACAGCGAGAAGGAAACCGTCGGACATGGTTGCAATGGTTGTTGTCTCCCTTCCGTTTGGGTTTTGAGGCATTAGAGAAAGGTTACGGTTGGTTATTGAATATCTGTTTGAACAATCGCGAAATTACTCTAGCGATCGCTGCTGCCACCATTGTTTTAGCTTTTGCTCTCTATCCCCTAGTTCCCCAGGAGATGATGCCTCTAGGAGATTCGGGACAGTTTACCGCTACTATTGAATTGGAAGCAGGAGCATCTTTTGAGCGTACAGATCGGGTGGCACAGCAATTTGAAGCGATCTTGTTAGAACAGCCCGAAGTAGAAAAAGTATCTTCTAATGTGGGTTTCGAGATTACCCGCAACAGTACCTACTTTAGCGGTTACAGCATGGGTAGCGTCAACACAGCTTCCTCTGTTGTCACTCTCAAGGATTTAAACGAACGCGATCGCGATATCTGGCAAATTATGGATGGGGTAGAAGAACAAGCCCGTCGCACTATCCCTGGTTTACGGCGCATTGCCATCAAAGAAATGGGTGTAGATGTCATGGCAACTTCGGCTGCACCGATTCAAATCGCTGTATACGGGGAAGATTTAGATATACTTTATCCCCTAGCAGACAAGGTACTAGAGATTGCTAAAGACACTCCAGGGCTAGTTATGGCGCATACCAGTTCTTCTCTATCTCAACCCGAATATCGCTTGCAGATAGATCGCCGTCGCGCCCAGGAATTAGGCTTAAATATCGAAGAAGTAGCCGAACAAGCCCGTTATGCCCTCAATGGCGGTTTTACTCGTAGATACTATAACCGTCCTAATCTCAGACAGAATGATATCTTATATCAAGTTCGGTTGAATACTTAAATTAAGAATGAGGTCAAGTAATAAGCTCCTGAAGGACGCTTTGCGCCCCAAAATAAAGATGAGAAACCAAATTGGTAGACCAAGTATCATGATACGTGGAAATGTTTTCATCACAAAAAAGCCGAAGTTACAATGGTGCAACGAACGCCCGAGAATAAGCTTGGTTAGAGGAAAGTGGACAAATAAATTGGTGAAAGGAGAAAAAACCTTATCCCGTTGGAGAGAATGACAAGAGAAAACCATTCCTCATCGAAAACATTTCCCTATCAAGAGTGAGGGCAAAAAATGAAGCCAATTGGTCGAAGCCAAAAATCCCAGAAAAAAAGTAGCAAAAGACAGGAGCCAGAAATAAAAGTCATCAATCCGCACTCGGCGGGAATTGATATTGGCTCAAGAGAGCATTGGGTTTGTGTACCTATAGCAGCAACAGAATCTAATGTTCGTTGTTTTGGGTGTAGTACACCAGATTTACTAGCTCTGGCAAATTGGTTAAGTGAATGCGGTGTGACGAGTATTGCCCTCGAATCGACGGGAGTAGAATGGATACCTTTATTTAACATCTTAAGTCAGCATAACTTCCAAGTC includes:
- the rppA gene encoding two-component system response regulator RppA — encoded protein: MRILLVEDEPDLGAAIKQSLDRSNHVVDWAVDGLDAWDYFKLKEYHLGIFDWLLPGISGIELTKRIRQQQKPLPILMLTAKDSMEDKITGLDAGADDYLVKPFDMPELLARMRALQRRTPQLQPKRLQVGNLSLDYATNTFWLQEESGEKQVLLTKKEFQLLEYFMQHSEQIVTSDQLLNRLWEFGAEPPSNVVAAQVYLLRRKLAKYGCDEMLETVYGLGYRFKS
- a CDS encoding DUF2808 domain-containing protein; translated protein: MSKKIFISSVMAISTIVFGANYLIFKPVNAVELLDGKKAFESGLRLTRAAATFSSRNSSSAKYQFTIEVPEDAGEALKSVKITQKENSDTVVFKADKSKASLGNSLAGDNIPLAAVGGESQPGETTVVFDTPVEPGNTVTISVKPKQNPSIDGVYLFGVTAYPTGENSPGLYLGSGRIHITE
- a CDS encoding efflux RND transporter periplasmic adaptor subunit, which produces MTANTTKNQGSTSDDNENLPEDSLKSDPATEEVTHPSTVEPESVTETAPQQESASNFKWGKTLLGLGVFALLTGNILVLTNHLKPSSSMAGMEGMDHGDMSHDEMMAVDGSFNPNPVRVETVKPQVLEASVSYTGTIKPYEEIMVYPRVAGQLTNYSVYPGDRVTAGQPIATLDASELTTGVAEAAAEVSTMETDLEMSKIEVDEQKSAIAQIEADLDYLNLKKDRFARLVKDGVISQDEFDVVDSEVRSKEAALKQARVKLARMEAMVTNNRAKINQAKAKVDTAKVMQGYTTINSPISGIVQERNVDPGVVVQPSMGIVKIGNYNRVRLQANVAQSDAVKINPGATVVATVPGSNMTPIKGKITSIFPQANSQTRTVTVEAVIDNPDGQLLSGKFLEMKIVTARKPNAITVPQAAVVEFQDQPSVWVVQGDTVTAQPVTLGMSTGDRVEVTSGLESAQAVVTSGQNRLVENAPVAVINQSEQPIASNQAATQDIQIQLVSPDNNEVAMGDAQLVIEVKDAQGQPLDVTNLEMSASMPMKNMAPMSAPVEVQPAGEPGKFKADTYLSMKGDWTITAQVKDSKNKGKQEFTVKVQ
- a CDS encoding FixH family protein, with translation MKKLILILLPLSFLAFACSPAQSDTNVTSTAPTEKAQNKQANTATVNLVSPEPQTEIPMGAAEMILEVVDSNGNPVKVESLDVSATMPMDGMEDMMGKVEVTPAEEPGRFKATTYFGMQGTWNVVASVQDPQYQANQEFSFEVK